GAACAGGGAGATTACTATTTAAAAGTTGCCGGCATAACTATCAATGATAATTTCCAGGTAATGGATGCATATGGGTCTTTTAATGAACGGATCTACATGATGGCGGTGCCTTATATCGGAGGGTATAACCCAGATTATTCCGGTCTTGATTTTAGTGAAGAGGTATCTGGTATCATTATTGAAAGATTAATGGTATGAAGTTATACCTTTTACTGTTAGGAGCCGAAGCGCCTGGCAGGGTAGTTGAACAACATGATTATTTTTTTGGCATTGCCGAAAGCTTGCCCGACTTAGTGCCTGAAGTCCGGGTGTTCTGGCCGGAGTCCGGTGGTAGCCTGCACATTGACGACTGGCGGGAAGTAACTAAGGTTGATGGTTTTGCAGTGCAGGTTTTTCCTTTAAATGGTGAAAGTCCTGTATCCGCTAACAAACTATTCTTTTTAAATCTTGGCGGCTACACTACAGGAAAGCTGGAAGAACAGCACTACACAGTGCTCACGGTACAAAATAGCCGTCAAGCTGCTATTCAATTCGCAAAAAAAAGCCTGTTTTTTAAAACCAACTCGTTAAAGGGCATAGCTACAGCCCATATTGATGAAAAATACGGGGTTGATGTGGATAGTGTTCACAATATCCAGGATTTACTTTCGCCGGCCCTGAAAGCCAAGTACCACATCGTTTTGGGCGATGGAAGCAATATGCCAGAGGATGAGATCCATTTAGGATATTTTAAACTGGATAAGCTTAAATGAACCGTAGGGATAAATTACTCGACTGGATAAAACAGCGGCACAAAGGTCAGCTGATCAGGTATACCGCCGAGCCTTACATCAATCATCTTATTGCTGTTGCCGGGTTAGCCTGCTTAGTCCCATTGGGTTACGAAACAGGCCTTTGTCACGATCTTTTTGAAGATACCGAAACCACCGGGGCAGAACTTCTTTCGGCATTAATCGGTTTTGGTTATACAGACCAGGAAGCGCACCTGATTCTAAATTGTACTGTAGAACTGACAGACGTGTTCACGAAGAAAAATTATCCCGAATTAAAAAAGAAGGATAGGAAAGCGAGGGAGGCTGTACGCTTAGCCGCCATTAGCTCCGCTGCACAAACCGTTAAATATGCTGATCTGATCTACAATATTGGTTGGGTACTAAGGTACGATCTTAAACACGCTTTGAAATATCTGTCGGAAAAGCGTTTGCTTTTAGCTATTATGAAGAGTGGCGAGTCAAACCTCCGCTTGAAGGCGATGAGCTTGATCGATGATTCTCTTTCCAAATTAACATCAAATAGTAATCAGTGATAGTCAAATTTTATTTTCTCTTATAGCGAACCGCTTTTAACTTATGATTTTCACCCGCTGCATCAATAGAGTGGGTACAGGTAATATCGTCTTCATCTTCAGCCAGATCTGATAACTGTTGGTAGAATTTATGCAGATGGTCCAGTTCTTTTTCAGTCAGGTCCTCAATATCAACCATCCTGTTGCTGGCCCCTTCGTGTGCCGCCAAAAGTTCGTTTAGCTTCAGGTGAATGGCTTTTGAATCTTTATTCTGGGATTTTTGGATCAGGAACACCATCAAAAACGTGATTATCGTAGTGCCTGTATTAATGATCAATTGCCAGGTATCTGAATATTTAGCCAAAGGCCCGGTTAACAGCCAGATCACAATAGCGGCAATTGCGATAACAAAAGCCGCAGAACTACCGGTAGCTGCCGTAGCCCAATTTGAAAAACGCTCGAAAAAATTCTTTTTCTGTTTCATTGTAGGAGGTGTATGGCAACAAAGGAATAAAAGATGTATTTGTTTGAAAATTAATTAATTATTAATACAAAACAATATCGGGCTTTAACAACTTGTTGGTATGAACATTTTAACAACAGTAAACATGAACTCTATACTTT
The sequence above is a segment of the Mucilaginibacter celer genome. Coding sequences within it:
- a CDS encoding DUF1543 domain-containing protein, whose product is MKLYLLLLGAEAPGRVVEQHDYFFGIAESLPDLVPEVRVFWPESGGSLHIDDWREVTKVDGFAVQVFPLNGESPVSANKLFFLNLGGYTTGKLEEQHYTVLTVQNSRQAAIQFAKKSLFFKTNSLKGIATAHIDEKYGVDVDSVHNIQDLLSPALKAKYHIVLGDGSNMPEDEIHLGYFKLDKLK
- a CDS encoding low affinity iron permease family protein, with protein sequence MKQKKNFFERFSNWATAATGSSAAFVIAIAAIVIWLLTGPLAKYSDTWQLIINTGTTIITFLMVFLIQKSQNKDSKAIHLKLNELLAAHEGASNRMVDIEDLTEKELDHLHKFYQQLSDLAEDEDDITCTHSIDAAGENHKLKAVRYKRK